One Pelodiscus sinensis isolate JC-2024 chromosome 25, ASM4963464v1, whole genome shotgun sequence DNA window includes the following coding sequences:
- the SRSF4 gene encoding serine/arginine-rich splicing factor 4 isoform X1 yields the protein MPRVYIGRLSYQARERDVERFFKGYGKILEVDLKNGYGFVEFDDLRDADDAVYELNGKDLCGERVIVEHARGPRRDSSYGSGRSGYGYRRSGRDKYGPPTRTEYRLIVENLSSRCSWQDLKDYMRQAGEVTYADAHKGRKNEGVIEFKSYSDMKRALEKLDGTEVNGRKIRLVEDRPGSRRRRSYSRSRSHSRSRSRSRHSRKSRSRSGSSKSSHSKSRSRSRSGSRSRSKSRSRSKSRSRGQKEKSRSPSKDDKSRSRSRSAEKPQSKIKDKVEDAVQNNDDAKAKSRSPSKEKSKSKSRSRSGSKERVEEKGSVKRSRSKEKSRSKEREKSKARSRSRSKSREQSKSRSRSRSKSRSKSKDRRKGRKRSRDDSRSRSRSHSKSEKSKRRSKRDSKSSSRKKKKEDQERSRSRSRSRSRSRSRSRSESKEKEHLKPESDKKEVKNEGEEMDKSHKSRSRSRSNSKSKPNVKSESRSRSKSISKTRSRSKSRSRSVSKSPSRSRSRSRSRS from the exons ATGCCGCGGGTCTACATCGGCCGCCTCAGCTACCAGGCGCGGGAGCGGGACGTGGAGCGCTTCTTCAAGGGCTACGGCAAGATCCTCGAGGTGGATCTCAAGAACGG GTATGGTTTTGTTGAATTTGACGATCTGCGTGATGCAGATGATGCTGTTTATGAGCTAAATGGCAAAGACCTTTGTGGGGAGCGAGTTATCGTTGAACATGCCAGGGGCCCCCGACGTGACAGCAGTTATGGTTCTGGACGCA GTGGATATGGTTATAGAAGAAGTGGAAGAGATAAGTACGGTCCTCCCACCCGTACAGAGTACAGATTGATCGTGGAAAATCTGTCAAGCCGTTGCAGTTGGCAAGATTTAAAG GATTATATGCGTCAGGCAGGCGAAGTGACATATGCAGACGCACACAAAGGGAGAAAAAATGAAGGTGTGATTGAGTTCAAATCCTATTCTGATATGAAAAGAGCCCTTGAAAAACTGGATGGGACAGAAGTAAATGGCAGAAAGATTAGGTTAGTGGAAGACAGGCCGGGATCCAGACGGCGCCGCTCCTATTCCAGAAGCCGAAGCCATTCGAG GTCTCGCTCTCGAAGCAGGCACTCTCGTAAGAGCAGGAGCCGTAGTGGAAGTAGCAAAAGCAGCCATTCCAAGAGTAGATCAAGATCCAG GTCTGGGTCCCGTTCCAGAAGCAAGAGCCGTAGTCGAAGCAAGAGCCGTAGCAGAGGCCAAAAGGAAAAAAGCAGGAGTCCCAGTAAAGACGATAAAAGTAGGAGCCGTAGCAGGAGTGCAGAGAAACCCCAGAGCAAAATTAAAGACAAAGTGGAGGATGCTGTTCAGAACAATGATGATGCAAAAGCAAAGAGCAGGAGCCCCAGCAAAGAAAAGAGTAAGAGTAAAagtaggagcaggagtgggagcaaggAGAGAGTAGAGGAGAAGGGGAGTGTGAAGAGGAGTAGGAGTAAGGAGAAAAGTAGGAGTAAAGAGAGGGAGAAGAGCAAGGCTAGAAGCAGAAGCAGGAGCAAGAGCAGAGAGCAGAGTAAAAGCAGAAGCAGGAGTCGTAGCAAGAGTCGTAGCAAGAGTAAAGACCGAAGGAAAGGACGGAAGAGGAGTAGGGATGACAGCAGAAGTAGGAGCAGGAGTCACAGCAAGAGTGAGAAAAGCAAAAGGCGCAGCAAGCGAGACAGCAAGTCTAGCagcaggaagaaaaagaaggaagatCAAGAGCGATCCAGGTCCCGGTCCAGGTCTAGGTctagatccagatccagatccagatcggAGTCCAAGGAAAAGGAGCATCTAAAACCAGAATCTGACAAAAAGgaggtaaaaaatgagggtgaggAAATGGACAAAAGTCACAAATCTCGGTCCAGGTCTAGGTCAAATTCTAAATCTAAACCAAATGTCAAATCAGAATCTCGTTCCCGATCAAAGTCAATTTCCAAAACTAGGTCCCGGTCCAAGTCTAGATCTAGATCTGTCTCTAAATCACCTTCCCGATCTAGATCAAGATCTCGTTCGAGGTCCTAA
- the SRSF4 gene encoding serine/arginine-rich splicing factor 4 isoform X2, with translation MHLYLGGYGYRRSGRDKYGPPTRTEYRLIVENLSSRCSWQDLKDYMRQAGEVTYADAHKGRKNEGVIEFKSYSDMKRALEKLDGTEVNGRKIRLVEDRPGSRRRRSYSRSRSHSRSRSRSRHSRKSRSRSGSSKSSHSKSRSRSRSGSRSRSKSRSRSKSRSRGQKEKSRSPSKDDKSRSRSRSAEKPQSKIKDKVEDAVQNNDDAKAKSRSPSKEKSKSKSRSRSGSKERVEEKGSVKRSRSKEKSRSKEREKSKARSRSRSKSREQSKSRSRSRSKSRSKSKDRRKGRKRSRDDSRSRSRSHSKSEKSKRRSKRDSKSSSRKKKKEDQERSRSRSRSRSRSRSRSRSESKEKEHLKPESDKKEVKNEGEEMDKSHKSRSRSRSNSKSKPNVKSESRSRSKSISKTRSRSKSRSRSVSKSPSRSRSRSRSRS, from the exons ATGCATTTGTATCTCG GTGGATATGGTTATAGAAGAAGTGGAAGAGATAAGTACGGTCCTCCCACCCGTACAGAGTACAGATTGATCGTGGAAAATCTGTCAAGCCGTTGCAGTTGGCAAGATTTAAAG GATTATATGCGTCAGGCAGGCGAAGTGACATATGCAGACGCACACAAAGGGAGAAAAAATGAAGGTGTGATTGAGTTCAAATCCTATTCTGATATGAAAAGAGCCCTTGAAAAACTGGATGGGACAGAAGTAAATGGCAGAAAGATTAGGTTAGTGGAAGACAGGCCGGGATCCAGACGGCGCCGCTCCTATTCCAGAAGCCGAAGCCATTCGAG GTCTCGCTCTCGAAGCAGGCACTCTCGTAAGAGCAGGAGCCGTAGTGGAAGTAGCAAAAGCAGCCATTCCAAGAGTAGATCAAGATCCAG GTCTGGGTCCCGTTCCAGAAGCAAGAGCCGTAGTCGAAGCAAGAGCCGTAGCAGAGGCCAAAAGGAAAAAAGCAGGAGTCCCAGTAAAGACGATAAAAGTAGGAGCCGTAGCAGGAGTGCAGAGAAACCCCAGAGCAAAATTAAAGACAAAGTGGAGGATGCTGTTCAGAACAATGATGATGCAAAAGCAAAGAGCAGGAGCCCCAGCAAAGAAAAGAGTAAGAGTAAAagtaggagcaggagtgggagcaaggAGAGAGTAGAGGAGAAGGGGAGTGTGAAGAGGAGTAGGAGTAAGGAGAAAAGTAGGAGTAAAGAGAGGGAGAAGAGCAAGGCTAGAAGCAGAAGCAGGAGCAAGAGCAGAGAGCAGAGTAAAAGCAGAAGCAGGAGTCGTAGCAAGAGTCGTAGCAAGAGTAAAGACCGAAGGAAAGGACGGAAGAGGAGTAGGGATGACAGCAGAAGTAGGAGCAGGAGTCACAGCAAGAGTGAGAAAAGCAAAAGGCGCAGCAAGCGAGACAGCAAGTCTAGCagcaggaagaaaaagaaggaagatCAAGAGCGATCCAGGTCCCGGTCCAGGTCTAGGTctagatccagatccagatccagatcggAGTCCAAGGAAAAGGAGCATCTAAAACCAGAATCTGACAAAAAGgaggtaaaaaatgagggtgaggAAATGGACAAAAGTCACAAATCTCGGTCCAGGTCTAGGTCAAATTCTAAATCTAAACCAAATGTCAAATCAGAATCTCGTTCCCGATCAAAGTCAATTTCCAAAACTAGGTCCCGGTCCAAGTCTAGATCTAGATCTGTCTCTAAATCACCTTCCCGATCTAGATCAAGATCTCGTTCGAGGTCCTAA